CCAAGATTTtgcgggaaaaaatttaaatgggagtgcagaaaatgaatttttaaagacatatttactcctgaaagaaaattaaaaagggaattagataaatacataagtgacacattagcatataattttcttaggcTGGATTAATCTTCCAATTCAGAACAAATTTTGGTCGTTCTTGTTTGTTCGAAGCAGGGCAATAAATTCAGATTAAGGGCTATATATtctcatataaatttaaaaatttgctttaaaattttttgtttagttttaaagttaactgagaaaacggtcttatatgtgttttttatttacccaTTTCCACATAGTGTTTGATTAAATCGTTCACTATCAGCTCGAAGTTAGGACTTTTGTGTTTGCCTAAAAAAGAAGTAACGACCTTTTCAAAAGAGTCCCACGCCGCTGCCTCCACTGGTGACAATAGTTCTTTGAAATGGGTATTGGccattattttccttatttgcGGCCCCACAAAAATCCcttcctttatttttgcttctgaaatCTGTGGAaagattgttttcaaataatgaaAAGCTTCGTCTTCTTTGTCCAAAGCCTTGACAAAGTTTTTGATAAGGCCGAGCTTGATGTGGAGCGGAGGTAGAactattttttccttctttataAGTGGTGAGTATTTTATGTTATCCACAACAACTTGAAAAGCGATTCGTTCTGGCCAATCCTTTATGATGTAGTGGTCTTGACGTGCTCGGCTATCCTATTTGCATAGAAAGCAACTGTATTTTGTGTATCCAGAGTGTAGACCACATAGCATTCCAACGACTTTTAGATCGGCACATATTTTCCAATCATGTTCttcgtatttaattaatttaagcaatttttgcatTGTCTCATATGTTTCCTTCGTATTTACAGCATGCGCGATCGGGATAGATGGCTTTTGGTTGCCAATATGCAATAATACGgcctttaaact
The Anastrepha ludens isolate Willacy chromosome X, idAnaLude1.1, whole genome shotgun sequence DNA segment above includes these coding regions:
- the LOC128869485 gene encoding uncharacterized protein LOC128869485, whose translation is MANTHFKELLSPVEAAAWDSFEKVVTSFLGKHKSPNFELIVNDLIKHYVEMGVNMSLKIHFLHSHLNFFPQNLGDESDKHGERFHQQMKMIESRYQGFWDVAMMGFS